A window of Staphylococcus sp. 17KM0847 contains these coding sequences:
- the adcA gene encoding zinc ABC transporter substrate-binding lipoprotein AdcA, whose product MNKSLKAIATAVLAGTLLVACGQSDDKAASNDKLKVTTTVFPLQSFVQQIGGEHVEVDSIYPKGADLHSFEPSQKDIIGASKSDVFVYTGDNLDPVAKKVAGTIKKESHKLSLEDQLNKAELLTDQHEHGDEEDHDHESEEHEHHHHGGYDPHVWLDPNIDKAFVEAIRDDLSKRDPDHKDEYKKNADKLLKELDGLDSDMKQATEGHKGHAVFVSHESLGYLADRYGFVQKGVQSLNAEDPSQKELTEIVKEINDTGAKYILYEENVANKVTDTIRKETDAKPLKFNNMEAVSKDQAKDATYQTLMKENVKNIEKALNDKIEAEDDKAADKHSKAIQDGYFKDSQVKDRELSDYAGEWQSVYPLLKDGTLDEVFEHKAEDKGDKSAKAYKDYYDTGYKTDIDHIKITNDTITFMKDGQTVKGTYHYDGKDILDYEAGNRGVRYTFKLEGEPSEDLPKYVQFSDHNIAPTKTSHYHIFMGNDRDKVLKELDNWPTYYPSDLSKEEVKEEMLAH is encoded by the coding sequence ATGAACAAAAGTTTAAAAGCAATCGCAACTGCTGTGTTAGCAGGAACGCTGTTAGTAGCGTGTGGCCAGTCAGATGATAAGGCTGCTTCAAATGATAAATTAAAAGTAACAACAACGGTTTTCCCACTTCAATCATTTGTACAACAAATTGGTGGGGAACATGTTGAAGTAGATTCGATTTATCCTAAAGGCGCAGATTTACATAGTTTTGAACCCTCACAAAAGGATATTATCGGTGCGAGTAAGTCAGATGTTTTTGTGTATACAGGCGATAACTTAGATCCCGTAGCTAAAAAAGTGGCAGGGACAATCAAGAAAGAGAGTCATAAACTTTCTTTAGAAGATCAACTGAATAAAGCGGAGTTATTAACTGATCAGCATGAGCATGGGGATGAAGAGGACCATGATCATGAATCAGAAGAGCATGAACATCATCATCATGGTGGTTATGATCCGCACGTATGGTTAGACCCTAATATAGATAAAGCGTTTGTTGAAGCTATTCGTGATGATTTGAGTAAACGTGATCCAGACCATAAAGATGAGTATAAGAAAAATGCGGATAAATTACTAAAAGAGTTAGATGGATTGGATAGTGATATGAAGCAAGCAACAGAAGGTCATAAAGGGCATGCTGTGTTTGTTTCACACGAATCATTAGGTTATCTTGCAGATCGTTATGGTTTTGTTCAAAAAGGGGTTCAGAGTTTGAACGCTGAAGATCCATCACAAAAAGAATTAACTGAAATCGTTAAAGAAATTAATGATACAGGTGCAAAATATATTTTATATGAAGAAAATGTTGCGAATAAAGTAACAGATACAATTCGTAAGGAAACAGATGCTAAACCATTAAAGTTCAATAACATGGAAGCTGTAAGTAAGGATCAGGCGAAAGATGCAACTTATCAAACATTGATGAAAGAAAATGTTAAAAATATTGAAAAAGCATTAAATGATAAAATTGAAGCTGAAGATGATAAAGCAGCAGATAAACATTCTAAGGCGATTCAAGATGGTTATTTCAAAGATAGTCAAGTGAAAGATCGTGAACTTTCAGATTATGCGGGAGAATGGCAATCTGTTTATCCACTATTAAAAGATGGTACATTGGATGAAGTATTTGAGCATAAAGCTGAGGACAAGGGAGATAAATCCGCTAAAGCGTATAAAGATTATTATGATACAGGTTATAAAACAGACATTGATCATATTAAGATTACTAACGATACAATTACTTTCATGAAAGATGGTCAAACTGTAAAAGGAACATATCACTATGATGGTAAAGATATTTTAGATTATGAAGCAGGAAATAGAGGTGTACGTTATACATTTAAGTTAGAAGGTGAACCTTCCGAGGATTTGCCTAAATATGTACAATTTAGTGACCATAATATTGCACCAACAAAAACAAGTCACTATCATATTTTCATGGGTAATGATCGAGACAAAGTATTAAAAGAATTAGATAATTGGCCAACTTATTATCCTTCAGACTTATCTAAAGAAGAAGTAAAAGAAGAAATGTTAGCACATTAA
- the nrdD gene encoding anaerobic ribonucleoside-triphosphate reductase: MIQIETELTGLITKDPTIVNENANKDSDTFATMRDLTAGVISKSYALKHLLPQHVALAHQSGDIHFHDLDYHPFQPLTNCCLIDAEGMLANGFQIGNAQVTSPKSIQTAAAQLVQIIANVSSSQYGGCTIDRIDEVLGVYAQHNVRKHYEVARQFVRSEEIDTYVDARVTQDIFDAIESLEYEVNTLYTSNGQTPFVTFGFGLGTDDMSRKIQQAILKTRIKGLGKDRITAIFPKLVFSIKKGVNFASSDPNYDIKQLALECSMKRMYPDILNYDKTVELLGDFKAPMGCRSFLPAWKNEHNIYENNGRCNLGVVTLNIPRIALESKGDKAQFWSIFDQRMKLLHDALAFRIQRVKEAEPNNAPILYKRGAFKYRLSEHDDVFSLFNKKRATISMGYIGLYEAATVFYGSNWENNPEAKNFTIDILKAMQNYQYAWTEKHDVWFSIYSTPSESLTDRFCRLDYEKFGAIPDITDKGYYQNSFHYDVRKDVTPFEKIDFEQVYPHYASGGYIHYCEYPKLDHNKKALEAVWDYSYDKVSYLGTNIPIDRCYICDYEGDFETTETGYRCPHCGNQDPETVDVVKRTCGYLGNPVQRPTIEGRHKEICARVKHMKVPKS; encoded by the coding sequence ATGATACAAATAGAAACAGAACTTACAGGACTGATCACGAAAGACCCTACTATTGTAAATGAAAATGCAAATAAAGATAGCGATACATTTGCGACGATGCGTGATTTAACAGCGGGTGTTATTTCAAAATCATATGCATTAAAGCATCTATTGCCACAACATGTTGCATTGGCACATCAATCTGGAGATATTCATTTTCATGATTTAGATTATCATCCATTTCAACCTCTCACAAATTGTTGTTTAATCGATGCAGAAGGGATGTTAGCAAATGGTTTTCAGATTGGTAATGCTCAAGTAACATCTCCAAAATCTATTCAAACAGCAGCAGCACAATTGGTTCAAATTATTGCGAATGTATCGAGCAGTCAGTATGGTGGGTGTACGATAGATCGCATCGATGAAGTATTAGGTGTATATGCTCAACATAATGTGCGTAAACATTATGAAGTAGCGCGCCAATTTGTGAGAAGCGAAGAGATAGATACATATGTTGATGCACGAGTAACTCAAGACATTTTTGATGCGATAGAAAGTCTCGAATATGAAGTGAATACTTTATATACATCTAACGGTCAAACCCCTTTTGTTACATTTGGATTTGGTTTAGGTACGGACGATATGAGTCGAAAAATACAACAGGCTATTTTAAAGACACGCATTAAAGGATTAGGTAAAGACCGCATTACTGCTATTTTCCCTAAGCTTGTATTTTCTATAAAAAAAGGTGTGAATTTTGCTTCGTCAGATCCCAATTATGATATCAAACAGTTGGCGCTCGAATGTTCTATGAAGCGTATGTATCCAGATATTTTAAATTACGATAAGACGGTAGAGTTATTAGGTGATTTTAAAGCACCGATGGGATGTCGTTCTTTTTTACCTGCATGGAAAAACGAACACAATATTTATGAAAATAATGGTCGCTGTAATCTTGGTGTTGTAACGTTGAATATTCCAAGGATTGCACTTGAGTCGAAGGGAGATAAAGCTCAATTTTGGTCTATTTTTGATCAGCGTATGAAGCTTTTGCATGATGCATTAGCTTTTCGAATTCAACGTGTTAAAGAAGCAGAACCTAATAATGCTCCCATCCTGTATAAAAGAGGTGCTTTTAAATATCGATTGAGTGAACACGATGATGTATTTTCATTATTTAATAAGAAACGTGCAACAATTTCTATGGGGTACATCGGTCTTTATGAAGCTGCTACGGTGTTTTATGGTTCGAATTGGGAGAACAATCCAGAGGCTAAAAACTTTACGATTGATATTTTGAAGGCAATGCAAAACTATCAATATGCATGGACGGAAAAACATGATGTCTGGTTCAGCATATATAGTACGCCAAGCGAATCATTAACTGATCGTTTTTGCCGTTTAGATTATGAAAAGTTTGGTGCGATTCCTGATATTACAGATAAAGGTTACTATCAAAATTCATTCCATTATGATGTACGCAAGGATGTTACACCATTTGAAAAAATAGATTTTGAACAAGTATATCCACATTATGCAAGCGGGGGATATATCCACTATTGTGAGTACCCTAAACTTGATCATAACAAGAAGGCGTTAGAGGCAGTGTGGGACTATTCTTATGATAAAGTAAGTTACCTTGGTACAAACATTCCTATTGATCGTTGTTATATTTGTGATTATGAAGGTGATTTTGAGACGACAGAAACAGGATATCGTTGCCCTCACTGTGGGAATCAGGATCCAGAAACAGTGGATGTTGTCAAACGAACATGCGGTTATTTAGGTAATCCCGTACAACGACCAACGATTGAAGGGCGACATAAAGAAATCTGTGCACGTGTCAAGCATATGAAGGTGCCTAAATCATGA
- a CDS encoding anaerobic C4-dicarboxylate transporter family protein translates to MLLFGIEIIIMIIAIVLGLRIAGALGCGIFAIVAQLIMIFGFGLPPGSAPVTAVLIILSIGIAGGTLQATGGIDYLVQLASKVIERFPKSIIFIAPMIVFLFVFGIGTTNIALSLEPIIAKTALKARIQPKKPLTASVLTANIALLCSPAASATAYMISEFAGLGITMGNYLAIVLPTALISMVILSIFMTFVGNTKMDERQAETMLQKIVKEDVSRTYSTRVKIGVLSFIIAVGCILIFGIFPELGPSFKIDGDIVKLQMTDLVQLFMYMSAMVNLLLIKIQPNEILNTHITQAAIGALFAVLGPGWLGATIFSASANRDIMEKQIGGLVAQAPWLLVLLVGLVAMIVISQSATASIMVPIVMTLGIPPTFFIAIAQTLNVNFVIPAQPTILFAVDVDETRSTKTTSFLVPGFFLIGTTVIVGLTIRMIIGI, encoded by the coding sequence ATGCTTCTTTTTGGTATTGAAATTATTATAATGATCATTGCTATTGTACTTGGCTTACGTATAGCTGGTGCATTAGGGTGTGGTATTTTTGCAATTGTTGCACAACTTATAATGATATTTGGTTTTGGACTCCCTCCAGGTTCGGCACCTGTCACTGCAGTGTTAATCATTCTATCTATTGGTATCGCAGGTGGGACGCTCCAAGCAACAGGGGGTATTGATTATTTAGTACAACTTGCTTCCAAAGTGATTGAGCGCTTTCCTAAGTCGATTATTTTTATTGCACCAATGATTGTTTTTTTGTTTGTGTTTGGTATTGGCACCACGAATATTGCTTTATCGTTAGAGCCTATTATTGCCAAAACGGCACTCAAGGCACGAATTCAACCGAAAAAGCCGTTGACTGCTTCTGTATTGACAGCCAATATTGCTTTATTGTGTAGTCCGGCAGCTTCTGCAACAGCATATATGATTTCTGAGTTTGCAGGACTAGGGATTACAATGGGAAATTATTTAGCGATTGTATTACCGACAGCATTGATCAGTATGGTCATTTTAAGTATCTTTATGACATTTGTTGGTAATACAAAAATGGATGAACGCCAAGCTGAGACGATGTTGCAGAAGATTGTTAAAGAAGACGTATCTCGAACTTATTCAACACGTGTAAAAATAGGTGTATTATCATTTATTATTGCAGTGGGCTGTATTTTAATATTCGGTATTTTTCCTGAATTAGGTCCGTCTTTTAAAATTGATGGAGACATTGTGAAACTACAAATGACTGACCTTGTGCAACTCTTTATGTATATGAGTGCAATGGTTAATTTATTATTAATTAAAATCCAACCGAATGAAATATTAAACACACATATTACGCAAGCTGCAATTGGCGCATTATTTGCTGTGTTGGGACCCGGGTGGCTTGGAGCTACGATTTTTAGTGCGTCTGCCAATCGCGATATTATGGAAAAGCAAATTGGTGGTCTAGTTGCTCAAGCACCATGGCTTCTTGTTTTACTTGTCGGTTTAGTAGCAATGATTGTGATTTCTCAATCTGCGACAGCATCGATTATGGTGCCGATTGTCATGACATTAGGAATCCCACCAACATTTTTTATAGCGATTGCGCAAACATTAAATGTTAACTTTGTTATTCCAGCACAGCCTACAATTTTATTTGCGGTAGATGTTGACGAAACACGTTCTACAAAAACAACAAGCTTTTTAGTTCCAGGTTTCTTTTTGATTGGTACAACAGTTATCGTTGGTTTGACGATTAGAATGATTATCGGAATTTAG
- a CDS encoding SDR family oxidoreductase → MHTITDKVAIITGASSGIGAAIARQLDEHNVKVALLSRSEDKMSDVATHFKDALIIPTDVTNKDEVQQAVQHVIEHFGKIDILVNSAGLMTSSAITKGDVDGWDTMIDVNIKGTLYAIHAVMPYLQSQSSGHIINISSISGFEVTKVSTLYSATKAAVHTITQGLEKELARTGIRTTSISPGMVDTPLNADSDFGGRKMLDANDIASAVTYALTQPPHVNINEITVRPV, encoded by the coding sequence ATGCATACAATTACTGATAAAGTTGCCATTATTACAGGAGCAAGTAGTGGTATTGGCGCTGCGATCGCACGTCAACTTGATGAACACAACGTGAAAGTTGCATTATTATCACGCAGCGAAGACAAAATGAGTGATGTTGCTACACATTTTAAAGATGCACTCATTATTCCAACAGATGTTACTAACAAAGATGAAGTACAACAAGCTGTGCAACATGTCATAGAACATTTTGGCAAGATTGATATTTTGGTCAACAGTGCGGGTCTTATGACTTCTTCGGCTATTACAAAAGGTGATGTCGACGGATGGGATACTATGATTGATGTCAATATCAAAGGCACGTTATACGCAATTCATGCGGTAATGCCATATTTACAATCACAGTCTTCTGGACATATTATTAACATTTCTTCTATATCTGGCTTCGAAGTTACTAAAGTCAGTACATTGTATAGTGCGACAAAAGCTGCCGTACATACGATTACGCAAGGACTTGAAAAAGAGCTGGCACGCACAGGTATCCGAACAACAAGCATTTCACCCGGAATGGTGGATACGCCACTCAATGCAGATAGTGACTTTGGAGGCCGCAAAATGTTAGACGCTAATGATATTGCGAGTGCTGTCACTTACGCCTTAACACAACCGCCACATGTCAATATCAACGAAATTACAGTACGCCCTGTTTGA
- a CDS encoding class I SAM-dependent methyltransferase, which translates to MKKEAGHTFLAKLGKTRLRPGGKRATDWLIHKGQFNAHKKVLEVACNMCTTSIDLVQTYGCHIEGIDLNKTALEKGEENIRAAGLADKIHLQQANAMKLPFEDNSFDIVLNEAMLTMLPVKAKQQALQEYYRVLKPGGVLLTHDIVIEDATHEKEIITHLSQAINVNVSPQLKEKWHELYCNAGFVNIETEQGQMTLMTPKGMVYDEGVKGTVKIVKNALKKENRQMFMRMFKTFKRYEKSLNYIVHAAYKAK; encoded by the coding sequence ATGAAAAAAGAAGCAGGACATACATTTTTAGCAAAATTAGGAAAAACAAGATTGCGTCCGGGTGGTAAGCGTGCAACGGATTGGCTTATTCATAAAGGGCAATTTAATGCGCATAAAAAAGTTTTAGAAGTAGCATGTAATATGTGTACGACATCTATTGATTTAGTACAAACATATGGTTGTCACATTGAAGGGATAGATTTGAATAAAACGGCACTTGAAAAAGGTGAAGAAAATATACGTGCAGCTGGTCTAGCTGATAAAATTCACCTTCAGCAAGCAAATGCTATGAAGCTCCCTTTTGAAGATAACAGCTTTGACATTGTACTCAATGAAGCAATGTTGACAATGTTGCCAGTTAAGGCTAAGCAACAGGCACTGCAAGAATATTATCGTGTGTTAAAACCGGGTGGTGTTTTGTTAACACATGATATTGTGATTGAAGATGCTACTCATGAAAAAGAAATTATTACGCATCTTTCGCAAGCCATTAACGTGAATGTTTCACCACAGTTAAAAGAGAAATGGCATGAATTATATTGCAATGCAGGATTTGTTAACATTGAAACAGAACAAGGTCAGATGACATTAATGACGCCTAAGGGTATGGTTTACGATGAAGGCGTTAAAGGCACTGTTAAGATTGTAAAAAATGCTTTGAAAAAAGAAAATAGGCAGATGTTTATGCGTATGTTTAAGACATTTAAAAGGTATGAGAAAAGTTTGAATTATATTGTACATGCAGCATATAAGGCAAAGTGA
- a CDS encoding ketopantoate reductase family protein, translating to MTNIAIAGAGAMGSRIGSYIKQAGYSVTLIDTWEDHVRAINTNGLEVQTETDTYTVNIPAILPTEVTESFDFIIILTKAMQSESMIQELYNRGAIHQDTAILTMMNGLGHDERFKKIVPHSQIFLAVTMWTAGMRGPGQILLEGQGSIEFQRADGQVDHRTEAINKIFNDAGLNAKVSNNVFQSIWSKATLNSVLNPLCSILNKTIYEFGSYEHTRAMVQPIIEEIVAVGQTRGVTLDAEALLKKIEAAYPKETQGLHYPSMHQDLYHGRYTEVDYLNGQISQYGREANIPTPNNDMLTHLIHQLEMKYVK from the coding sequence GTGACAAATATAGCAATAGCTGGTGCCGGTGCTATGGGAAGTCGTATCGGAAGTTATATTAAACAAGCTGGATACTCCGTTACATTGATTGATACTTGGGAAGACCACGTTCGTGCAATCAATACAAACGGTTTAGAAGTTCAAACAGAAACAGATACTTATACTGTAAATATCCCTGCTATATTACCAACCGAAGTGACTGAATCATTTGACTTCATTATTATCCTGACTAAAGCGATGCAGTCAGAGTCTATGATTCAAGAACTCTATAATAGAGGTGCCATTCATCAAGATACTGCCATTTTAACGATGATGAATGGTTTAGGTCACGATGAACGATTCAAAAAAATTGTCCCACACTCGCAAATCTTTTTAGCAGTGACTATGTGGACAGCAGGTATGCGTGGTCCTGGACAAATTTTACTAGAAGGTCAAGGCAGTATTGAGTTTCAACGTGCAGACGGTCAGGTAGATCACCGTACTGAAGCCATCAACAAAATCTTCAATGACGCGGGACTTAATGCCAAAGTGAGTAACAATGTTTTCCAATCCATTTGGTCTAAAGCAACGTTAAATAGTGTCTTAAACCCTTTATGTAGTATTTTGAATAAAACCATCTATGAATTTGGCAGCTATGAACATACTCGTGCAATGGTACAGCCTATCATCGAAGAAATCGTTGCAGTCGGTCAAACACGTGGTGTTACTCTCGATGCTGAAGCACTTCTCAAAAAAATTGAAGCAGCCTATCCTAAGGAAACACAAGGCTTACACTATCCATCTATGCACCAAGATTTATATCATGGACGTTATACTGAAGTAGATTACTTGAATGGCCAAATTAGCCAGTATGGTCGTGAGGCAAATATCCCAACACCTAACAACGATATGTTGACACATCTTATTCATCAATTAGAGATGAAGTATGTAAAATAA
- a CDS encoding SDR family oxidoreductase has protein sequence MIELSQQIALVTGGANGIGKGIVEALAQAGAKVIIGDIDSVQGQQTAKDVGGDFYELDVTDKARIEFVIADIIGKYERIDILASNTGVYPQIPIEKLTEDDWDYIQNVNLKGMFLMTQAVLNVMKAQGYGRVILTSSVTGPITGYPGWSHYGATKAGQLGFMRSAALEYAKYGITINAVQPGNVLTEGLKAQGEAYLEGTRKIIPTHALGEPFDIGYAVAFFASPQAKFITGQSLVIDGGQILPEEPDAII, from the coding sequence ATGATAGAACTTTCACAACAAATTGCTTTAGTAACTGGTGGTGCCAACGGTATTGGTAAAGGTATTGTTGAGGCGTTAGCGCAAGCGGGTGCAAAAGTTATTATTGGTGATATCGATAGCGTTCAAGGTCAACAAACGGCGAAAGATGTCGGTGGAGACTTTTATGAGTTAGATGTGACAGATAAGGCACGTATTGAATTTGTTATAGCGGATATTATTGGAAAATATGAACGCATCGATATTTTAGCATCTAATACAGGTGTCTACCCGCAAATTCCGATTGAAAAATTAACAGAAGATGATTGGGATTATATTCAAAATGTTAATTTAAAAGGGATGTTTCTCATGACGCAAGCTGTGCTCAATGTCATGAAAGCACAAGGGTATGGACGTGTTATATTAACTTCATCAGTCACTGGACCGATTACGGGTTATCCGGGGTGGTCGCATTATGGCGCAACAAAAGCAGGTCAGTTAGGTTTTATGCGTAGTGCAGCATTAGAGTATGCGAAATACGGCATTACAATCAATGCTGTACAGCCGGGTAATGTTTTGACAGAAGGGTTGAAAGCACAAGGGGAGGCTTACTTGGAAGGAACGCGCAAAATTATTCCAACACATGCGTTAGGAGAGCCATTTGATATTGGTTATGCAGTGGCATTCTTTGCTAGTCCACAAGCTAAGTTTATTACAGGCCAAAGTCTTGTTATTGATGGTGGACAAATTTTACCCGAAGAGCCAGATGCGATTATATAA
- a CDS encoding nucleoside hydrolase produces the protein MKPIYFNHDGGVDDLISLFLLLHMDSVDLIGVSTIGADCYVEPSESASRKIINRFAKQPLDVAASQERGKNPFPKDWRMHAFFMDALPILNEPCTIQSQLLAQHAYEDIIDKIQNTDKPVTLLFTGPLTDLAKALDVAPEIEQNIERLVWMGGTFLEKGNVEEPEHDGTAEWNAFWDPEAVARVFATNIPIDMIALESTNQVPLTPAIRQYWANQRQHTGVDFLGVSYAAVPPLTHFQTNSTYFLWDVLTTAYIGKPELVRQKVVHASVFTSGPSQGRTYIDNVNGRPLNLVYHVEHDAFFEYITNLAKQVRD, from the coding sequence ATGAAACCTATTTATTTCAATCATGATGGCGGTGTAGATGACTTAATCTCACTTTTCTTACTCTTACATATGGACTCGGTCGACCTTATAGGTGTCAGTACAATTGGTGCTGACTGCTATGTTGAACCTTCAGAAAGCGCCTCACGCAAAATTATTAATCGCTTTGCAAAACAACCACTAGATGTTGCCGCTTCACAAGAACGTGGTAAAAATCCATTCCCAAAAGATTGGCGTATGCATGCCTTTTTTATGGATGCACTCCCTATTTTAAACGAGCCATGTACAATCCAATCTCAATTATTGGCTCAACACGCTTACGAAGATATCATCGATAAAATACAAAATACTGATAAACCTGTGACTTTGTTATTTACAGGCCCTTTGACCGATCTTGCAAAAGCATTAGATGTTGCACCAGAAATTGAACAAAATATCGAACGCCTTGTATGGATGGGAGGAACATTTTTAGAAAAAGGAAATGTAGAAGAACCTGAACATGATGGTACAGCAGAGTGGAACGCTTTTTGGGATCCCGAAGCAGTAGCACGCGTCTTCGCAACAAATATTCCAATCGATATGATTGCTTTAGAAAGTACAAACCAAGTACCGCTGACACCTGCAATTCGACAATACTGGGCAAACCAACGTCAACATACCGGTGTAGATTTCCTTGGTGTAAGTTATGCTGCTGTACCACCGCTTACACATTTCCAAACAAACTCAACATATTTTCTATGGGATGTACTTACAACAGCTTATATCGGAAAACCCGAACTTGTACGACAAAAAGTAGTACATGCTTCTGTTTTCACATCTGGTCCAAGCCAAGGACGGACATATATTGATAACGTGAATGGTCGCCCATTAAACCTGGTATATCATGTTGAACACGATGCCTTTTTTGAATATATTACAAACTTAGCAAAACAAGTACGTGATTAA
- the nrdG gene encoding anaerobic ribonucleoside-triphosphate reductase activating protein, with amino-acid sequence MKQRQLIQGAGYIAKIETHSFVDGEGVRCSVYVSGCPFQCKGCYNVAAQHFRYGERVTTQIIDEILTACAPIYIDGLSILGGEPFCNLSIVQPLIQAFRERFGHNKTIWVWTGYQLEYLWRQNNERRQILDDIDILVDGMFLQSLYRPNLAYKGSLNQRVIHLPTYHATQNIAQSVYIEA; translated from the coding sequence ATGAAACAGCGACAACTTATACAAGGAGCCGGATATATAGCTAAAATTGAAACACATAGTTTTGTTGATGGTGAAGGAGTACGATGTAGTGTGTATGTATCAGGATGCCCTTTTCAATGTAAGGGATGTTACAACGTTGCTGCTCAGCATTTTCGCTATGGTGAACGTGTGACTACCCAAATAATAGATGAAATCTTAACTGCTTGTGCACCGATCTATATTGATGGACTAAGTATTTTAGGTGGAGAACCTTTTTGTAATTTATCTATTGTTCAACCGCTCATTCAAGCTTTTCGTGAGCGCTTTGGTCATAACAAGACGATTTGGGTTTGGACAGGGTATCAACTCGAATATCTATGGCGACAAAATAATGAGCGCCGTCAAATTCTCGATGATATAGATATACTTGTAGACGGTATGTTTCTTCAGTCTTTGTATAGACCCAATTTAGCATACAAAGGTTCACTCAATCAGCGTGTCATTCATTTGCCGACATATCACGCCACCCAAAATATAGCACAGTCTGTTTATATCGAAGCATAG